Proteins encoded by one window of Bactrocera oleae isolate idBacOlea1 chromosome 4, idBacOlea1, whole genome shotgun sequence:
- the LOC106615524 gene encoding U-scoloptoxin(19)-Sm1a: MSCKVFSYLLSVLLIAQIPINGISAGTDDNEIDNAPEYYLLQGVKVYPADRECALLGGLCVHNSDCLEPTTNRGLCPSNKHRGVECCYELPLRPAPCEQHLGICMNTCAEYLQRPGTDCQGGQVCCVLV; encoded by the exons atgtCCTGCAAAGTGTTTTCATATCTGCTAAGTGTTCTACTTATTGCACAGATACCGATAAACGGCATCAGTGCCGGTACGGATGATAACGAGATCGACAATGCGCCAGAATATTACT TGTTGCAGGGCGTGAAGGTTTATCCCGCCGACCGTGAGTGCGCCTTGCTTGGCGGTTTGTGTGTGCACAACAGCGATTGCTTGGAGCCGACTACGAATCGCGGATTATGCCCATCCAACAAACACCGTGGTGTGGAATGTTGCTATGAAC TGCCACTGAGGCCCGCACCGTGTGAGCAGCATTTGGGCATCTGCATGAACACTTGTGCCGAGTACCTACAACGACCCGGCACCGATTGCCAAGGCGGACAGGTCTGTTGTGTCTTAGTCTAA